In the Drosophila biarmipes strain raj3 chromosome X, RU_DBia_V1.1, whole genome shotgun sequence genome, one interval contains:
- the LOC108021874 gene encoding uncharacterized transmembrane protein DDB_G0289901 isoform X1, which yields MWRLHLFLLLSTCFLVPHDAKPTKRTPVTFSSTTLASLLLETDNTSTGTTDQPTSTESSSVRTPRVTNIGRLASKDLADLLLASMQARGAKLTSFQESTMKSLRSEETKDTKGNNVFLQVGMDVIIDILIGARDNATCGRIIQDIDQSQDRNSLTLTLKSFLALCFFNGIECAKEEVAQVIKSTHSRQRQQAKVVLDEDHHQQAEGSGLRTARRVGVVKDDRNSVLKFLQARNINELSAILNTLLQVCGASGGEAHKIIRNLREMGPDSVSLLQVNAFSMLSVSLLDSLSAIAEGKTSGLCSAGPDSWIVRLLAMGVDKVVLMGLMTALDRTIATSTSTSAEANNAAALNTLNGGDLTDAKPQVLQKSAATAKRAILDSGAGNDFNLAPSVEEIGNLNTVNDLISADVPVGANLPIISKVDGGAGNVLNQGSDVILKGNGNNFNRLVGARIPVLASAPILSDVSGGSSSSSSSGTPSSSSSSSSPSSSSGSSGSSSSGSSGSTSSGSSGSSSGAGNDFNLAPSVQEIGNDNTVNDLINANVPVGAFAPILSKIDGNGFTGNVLNQGSDILIKGQGNTFNRLVGARIPVLASAPILSSINSGSSSSSSSGTPSSSSSSSSPSSSSGSSGSTSSGSSGSSSSGSSGSSSGAGNDFNLAPSVQEIGNDNTVNDLINANVPVGAFAPILSKIDGNGFTGNVLNQGSDVVIKGQGNTFNRLVGARIPVLASAPILSSINSGSSSSSSSGTPSSSSSSSSPSSSSGSSGSTSSGSTGSSGSSTSSSSGTPSSSSSSVIGNNVNVKGDTITGNQNFLFKLLDLGLPISLAAPVLSILNQGSASSGSTTSSSGSSGSSSSGSSGSSSGSSSSGSSSGSSNGSGSGSSVGNNANIDPNVDVVGNDNVVTKVVDANVPVLANVPVLSKITGTGFANNLNQKSNVLIRGDRNKVTKVVDANVPVLAAVSALSSITGGATSGGSSSGGSSSGGSSSSGSSSGGSSSSSGALGALGGLTGSSGSGSSSSGLLGGVLGTVGGVVGGVVEPVLGGVVGGVVEPVLKDVVGGVVAPVLSNVVGGVVEPVVGGVVGGVLPVVEPVLGGVLGTVGGLLGGATGSSSSSSGSSSPLGGLTGILGGGSSGSSSSSSSSGSSVTGNSATSGADTVIVGDNNNFVRLVDVNGLVLADIPILSSITNLLGATGLIGNSANKGPKTVVIGNNNRIVKLINVDLWVLAFLDVLNIIRGSGGVCNQLNSGPSTEIIGNDNDVVQLVDVDLSVLLVVDLLSHLITTVANDCGTTTTSAPITTTTTTETPTAQPPTQAPTPSPTPSPTQAPTEQPPTYGPPTNEPPTNQPPTNQPPTNEPPTNQPPTNEPPTNEPPTNEPPTNRPPTNEPPTNRPTNQPPTNRPPTVQPPTNRPPSPSPNNCYRRYCRKWRTRPSYLCYKNCGGAYVYKP from the exons ATGTGGCGCCTACATTTGTTCCTACTCCTGTCCACCTGTTTCCTGGTGCCCCACGATGCCAAGCCCACGAAGCGGACACCGGTGACCTTTTCGTCGACCACTCTGGCCTCACTGCTCCTGGAAACGGATAATACCAGCACTGGCACCACGGATCAGCCCACCAGTACGGAGAGTTCTTCGGTGAGGACCCCGCGAGTCACCAATATCGGACGTTTGGCCTCCAAGGATTTGGCCGATTTGCTTTTGGCCAGCATGCAGGCACGTGGCGCCAAGTTGACCTCCTTCCAGGAGTCCACGATGAAATCGCTGCGCAGTGAGGAGACCAAGGATACGAAGGGCAACAATGTGTTCCTGCAGGTGGGCATGGATGTGATTATTGACATTTTGATCGGAGCTCGGGATAATGccacctgcggaaggatcatccAGGATATTGATCAGTCGCAGGACAGGAATAGCCTGACCCTGACCCTGAAGTCCTTCTTGGCCCTGTGCTTCTTCAATGGCATCGAGTGCGCCAAGGAGGAGGTGGCCCAGGTGATCAAGAGCACCCACTCGCGTCAGCGCCAGCAGGCCAAGGTCGTTCTGGATGAAGATCATCATCAGCAGGCGGAGGGCTCGGGCCTTCGTACCGCCCGTCGGGTGGGCGTGGTCAAGGACGATCGCAACTCGGTGCTGAAGTTCCTGCAGGCCCGGAACATCAACGAGCTGAGCGCCATCCTTAATACACTGCTGCAGGTGTGCGGAGCTTCGGGCGGCGAGGCCCACAAGATCATCAGGAATTTGCGAGAGA TGGGTCCCGACAGCGTCAGTTTGCTGCAGGTGAATGCTTTTAGCATGCTCTCCGTATCGCTGCTCGACAGCTTGTCCGCCATTGCCGAGGGTAAGACGAGTGGTTTGTGCTCCGCCGGCCCCGATAGTTGGATCGTCCGCCTGCTGGCAATGGGCGTTGACAAAGTGGTACTGATGGGTCTCATGACCGCCCTCGATCGCACCATCGCCACCTCGACCTCCACATCCGCCGAGGCGAACAATGCCGCAGCCCTGAACACCCTGAATGGTGGTGACCTCACAGATGCCAAGCCCCAAGTTCTTCAGAAGTCCGCGGCTACCGCAAAGCGAGCTATTT TGGATTCTGGCGCGGGTAACGATTTCAATT tGGCACCATCAGTCGAGGAAATCGGAAATCTGAACACAGTTAATGATCTAATTAGTGCCGATGTTCCCGTCGGAGCTAATCTTCCAATTATAAGCAAGGTTGATGGTGGTGCTGGCAACGTTCTCAATC AGGGATCTGATGTCATTCTCAAGGGAAatggaaacaattttaaccGCTTGGTGGGGGCACGAATTCCCGTTTTGGCGAGTGCTCCGATATTGTCTGATGTTAGCGGCGGCAGCTCATCGTCAAGCTCCTCGGGAACTCCATCAAGTTCTTCTTCTTCCTCGAGTCCATCAAGCAGTTCGGGATCTTCTGGTTCTTCCAGTTCCGGTTCTTCTGGCTCTACAAGTTCGGGATCTTCCGGAAGCTCATCGGGCGCGGGTAACGATTTCAACT TGGCTCCTTCTGTTCAGGAAATTGGCAATGACAACACTGTTAATGACCTTATTAACGCCAATGTGCCTGTTGGAGCTTTTGCCCCTATTCTGAGTAAAATTGATGGAAATGGTTTCACCGGAAACGTTCTTAACC agGGATCTGATATATTGATCAAAGGTCAAGGAAACACTTTCAATCGCCTAGTGGGTGCACGAATTCCCGTTTTAGCGAGTGCTCCGATATTGTCTAGTATTAACAGCGGAAGTTCATCGTCTAGCTCTTCGGGAACTCCATCTAGTTCTTCGTCTTCCTCGAGTCCATCAAGCAGTTCGGGATCTTCCGGTTCAACCAGTTCAGGATCTTCTGGTTCTTCCAGTTCGGGATCTTCGGGAAGTTCATCGGGCGCGGGTAACGACTTCAACT tGGCTCCTTCTGTTCAGGAAATTGGCAATGACAACACTGTTAATGATCTAATTAACGCCAATGTGCCTGTTGGAGCTTTTGCCCCTATTCTTAGCAAAATTGACGGAAATGGTTTTACAGGAAACGTTCTCAATC AGGGATCTGATGTTGTTATCAAGGGACAAGGAAACACTTTCAATCGCCTAGTGGGTGCACGAATTCCAGTTTTAGCAAGTGCTCCGATATTGTCTAGTATCAACAGTGGAAGCTCATCGTCTAGTTCTTCGGGAACCCCTTCTAGTTCTTCTTCATCCTCCAGTCCTTCAAGCAGTTCGGGATCTTCTGGCTCCACTAGTTCAGGATCTACTGGCTCTTCTGGCAGCTCAACTAGCTCTTCCTCTGGCACTCCCAGTTCTTCCAGCTCTTCAGTCATTGGCAACAATGTGAATG TTAAGGGCGATACCATTACTGGCAATCAGAATTTCCTTTTCAAGCTACTTGACCTTGGCCTGCCAATTTCTCTCGCCGCTCCGGTGCTCAGTATCCTCAATCAGGGTTCTGCCTCTTCGGGCTCTACAACATCTTCGAGTGGTTCTTCGGGCAGTTCTTCAAGCGGTTCTTCAGGCAGTTCTTCGGGTAGTTCGTCAAGCGGTTCTTCAAGTGGTTCGTCTAACGGTTCAGGCTCAGGATCCTCAGTGGGAAACAATGCCAACA TCGATCCCAATGTTGATGTTGTTGGTAATGATAACGTAGTTACCAAAGTTGTTGATGCCAATGTCCCCGTGCTAGCCAATGTGCCTGTACTTAGCAAAATAACTGGAACCGGTTTTGCTAACAATCTCAACC AAAAATCCAACGTACTGATTAGAGGGGATCGTAATAAGGTCACCAAGGTTGTTGATGCCAATGTCCCCGTTTTGGCGGCTGTTTCGGCGCTCAGCAGTATCACCGGTGGAGCGACCAGTGGTGGTTCCTCCAGTGGTGGCTCCTCTAGTGGTGGCTCCTCTAGCAGTGGCTCTTCCAGTGGtggatcctcctcctcctcgggaGCATTGGGTGCCCTAGGTGGTCTCACGGGAAGCTCAGGATCGGGATCGTCTTCGAGTGGCCTTCTTGGCGGTGTTCTTGGAACCGTCGGTGGTGTCGTTGGCGGTGTAGTGGAGCCCGTTCTTGGTGGAGTCGTCGGCGGTGTAGTGGAGCCCGTTCTCAAGGATGTCGTTGGCGGCGTAGTGGCACCCGTTCTTAGTAATGTCGTTGGCGGCGTAGTGGAACCAGTTGTTGGTGGTGTCGTCGGCGGTGTCCTCCCGGTAGTGGAGCCCGTTCTTGGAGGTGTCCTGGGCACCGTTGGCGGCCTCCTGGGCGGTGCTACTggcagctcctccagctcaTCCGGCTCCTCCAGCCCCCTTGGCGGTCTTACCGGCATTTTGGGTGGCGGATCCTCCGGCTCCTCTTCATCCTCCTCTTCAAGCGGTTCCTCCGTGACTGGAAATAGTGCCACTAGCGGCGCCGATACTGTGATTGTTGGCGACAACAACAATTTCGTCCGGTTGGTGGACGTCAATGGATTGGTCCTAGCCGACATTCCCATTTTGAGCAGTATTACCAATCTTTTGGGAGCGACTGGACTAATCGGCAACTCAGCGAATA AGGGTCCCAAGACTGTGGTTATTGGCAACAACAATCGCATAGTGAAGCTGATTAACGTCGACCTCTGGGTGTTGGCCTTCCTTGATGTTCTGAATATAATCCGTGGAAGTGGAGGCGTTTGCAACCAGCTGAATT cTGGACCTAGCACGGAGATCATTGGCAATGACAACGATGTGGTTCAGCTAGTGGATGTGGACTTGAGTGTGCTGTTAGTGGTGGATTTGTTGAGCCACCTGATCACCACTGTGGCCAATGACTGTGggaccaccaccaccagtgCACCCATCACCACGACCACCACTACGGAGACACCCACtgcccagccacccactcaGGCTCCCACTCCGTCTCCCACTCCCTCTCCCACTCAGGCTCCCACGGAACAACCGCCCACCTACGGGCCACCCACCAACGAGCCACCCACCAATCAGCCCCCCACCAACCAGCCTCCTACCAATGAACCTCCCACAAATCAGCCCCCCACCAATGAGCCTCCCACCAATGAGCCTCCCACCAATGAGCCACCCACCAACAGGCCACCTACCAATGAGCCGCCCACCAACAGGCCCACAAACCAGCCACCCACCAACAGGCCACCCACCGTCCAGCCACCCACCAACCGCCCGCCGTCGCCCAGTCCCAACAACTGCTATCGCAGATATTGCCGCAAGTGGCGCACCCGCCCTAGCTATTTGTGCTACAAGAACTGCGGTGGTGCCTACGTCTACAAGCCCTAA
- the LOC108021874 gene encoding uncharacterized transmembrane protein DDB_G0289901 isoform X2: protein MWRLHLFLLLSTCFLVPHDAKPTKRTPVTFSSTTLASLLLETDNTSTGTTDQPTSTESSSVRTPRVTNIGRLASKDLADLLLASMQARGAKLTSFQESTMKSLRSEETKDTKGNNVFLQVGMDVIIDILIGARDNATCGRIIQDIDQSQDRNSLTLTLKSFLALCFFNGIECAKEEVAQVIKSTHSRQRQQAKVVLDEDHHQQAEGSGLRTARRVGVVKDDRNSVLKFLQARNINELSAILNTLLQVCGASGGEAHKIIRNLREMGPDSVSLLQVNAFSMLSVSLLDSLSAIAEGKTSGLCSAGPDSWIVRLLAMGVDKVVLMGLMTALDRTIATSTSTSAEANNAAALNTLNGGDLTDAKPQVLQKSAATAKRAILDSGAGNDFNLAPSVEEIGNLNTVNDLISADVPVGANLPIISKVDGGAGNVLNQGSDVILKGNGNNFNRLVGARIPVLASAPILSDVSGGSSSSSSSGTPSSSSSSSSPSSSSGSSGSSSSGSSGSTSSGSSGSSSGAGNDFNLAPSVQEIGNDNTVNDLINANVPVGAFAPILSKIDGNGFTGNVLNQGSDVVIKGQGNTFNRLVGARIPVLASAPILSSINSGSSSSSSSGTPSSSSSSSSPSSSSGSSGSTSSGSTGSSGSSTSSSSGTPSSSSSSVIGNNVNVKGDTITGNQNFLFKLLDLGLPISLAAPVLSILNQGSASSGSTTSSSGSSGSSSSGSSGSSSGSSSSGSSSGSSNGSGSGSSVGNNANIDPNVDVVGNDNVVTKVVDANVPVLANVPVLSKITGTGFANNLNQKSNVLIRGDRNKVTKVVDANVPVLAAVSALSSITGGATSGGSSSGGSSSGGSSSSGSSSGGSSSSSGALGALGGLTGSSGSGSSSSGLLGGVLGTVGGVVGGVVEPVLGGVVGGVVEPVLKDVVGGVVAPVLSNVVGGVVEPVVGGVVGGVLPVVEPVLGGVLGTVGGLLGGATGSSSSSSGSSSPLGGLTGILGGGSSGSSSSSSSSGSSVTGNSATSGADTVIVGDNNNFVRLVDVNGLVLADIPILSSITNLLGATGLIGNSANKGPKTVVIGNNNRIVKLINVDLWVLAFLDVLNIIRGSGGVCNQLNSGPSTEIIGNDNDVVQLVDVDLSVLLVVDLLSHLITTVANDCGTTTTSAPITTTTTTETPTAQPPTQAPTPSPTPSPTQAPTEQPPTYGPPTNEPPTNQPPTNQPPTNEPPTNQPPTNEPPTNEPPTNEPPTNRPPTNEPPTNRPTNQPPTNRPPTVQPPTNRPPSPSPNNCYRRYCRKWRTRPSYLCYKNCGGAYVYKP from the exons ATGTGGCGCCTACATTTGTTCCTACTCCTGTCCACCTGTTTCCTGGTGCCCCACGATGCCAAGCCCACGAAGCGGACACCGGTGACCTTTTCGTCGACCACTCTGGCCTCACTGCTCCTGGAAACGGATAATACCAGCACTGGCACCACGGATCAGCCCACCAGTACGGAGAGTTCTTCGGTGAGGACCCCGCGAGTCACCAATATCGGACGTTTGGCCTCCAAGGATTTGGCCGATTTGCTTTTGGCCAGCATGCAGGCACGTGGCGCCAAGTTGACCTCCTTCCAGGAGTCCACGATGAAATCGCTGCGCAGTGAGGAGACCAAGGATACGAAGGGCAACAATGTGTTCCTGCAGGTGGGCATGGATGTGATTATTGACATTTTGATCGGAGCTCGGGATAATGccacctgcggaaggatcatccAGGATATTGATCAGTCGCAGGACAGGAATAGCCTGACCCTGACCCTGAAGTCCTTCTTGGCCCTGTGCTTCTTCAATGGCATCGAGTGCGCCAAGGAGGAGGTGGCCCAGGTGATCAAGAGCACCCACTCGCGTCAGCGCCAGCAGGCCAAGGTCGTTCTGGATGAAGATCATCATCAGCAGGCGGAGGGCTCGGGCCTTCGTACCGCCCGTCGGGTGGGCGTGGTCAAGGACGATCGCAACTCGGTGCTGAAGTTCCTGCAGGCCCGGAACATCAACGAGCTGAGCGCCATCCTTAATACACTGCTGCAGGTGTGCGGAGCTTCGGGCGGCGAGGCCCACAAGATCATCAGGAATTTGCGAGAGA TGGGTCCCGACAGCGTCAGTTTGCTGCAGGTGAATGCTTTTAGCATGCTCTCCGTATCGCTGCTCGACAGCTTGTCCGCCATTGCCGAGGGTAAGACGAGTGGTTTGTGCTCCGCCGGCCCCGATAGTTGGATCGTCCGCCTGCTGGCAATGGGCGTTGACAAAGTGGTACTGATGGGTCTCATGACCGCCCTCGATCGCACCATCGCCACCTCGACCTCCACATCCGCCGAGGCGAACAATGCCGCAGCCCTGAACACCCTGAATGGTGGTGACCTCACAGATGCCAAGCCCCAAGTTCTTCAGAAGTCCGCGGCTACCGCAAAGCGAGCTATTT TGGATTCTGGCGCGGGTAACGATTTCAATT tGGCACCATCAGTCGAGGAAATCGGAAATCTGAACACAGTTAATGATCTAATTAGTGCCGATGTTCCCGTCGGAGCTAATCTTCCAATTATAAGCAAGGTTGATGGTGGTGCTGGCAACGTTCTCAATC AGGGATCTGATGTCATTCTCAAGGGAAatggaaacaattttaaccGCTTGGTGGGGGCACGAATTCCCGTTTTGGCGAGTGCTCCGATATTGTCTGATGTTAGCGGCGGCAGCTCATCGTCAAGCTCCTCGGGAACTCCATCAAGTTCTTCTTCTTCCTCGAGTCCATCAAGCAGTTCGGGATCTTCTGGTTCTTCCAGTTCCGGTTCTTCTGGCTCTACAAGTTCGGGATCTTCCGGAAGCTCATCGGGCGCGGGTAACGATTTCAACT tGGCTCCTTCTGTTCAGGAAATTGGCAATGACAACACTGTTAATGATCTAATTAACGCCAATGTGCCTGTTGGAGCTTTTGCCCCTATTCTTAGCAAAATTGACGGAAATGGTTTTACAGGAAACGTTCTCAATC AGGGATCTGATGTTGTTATCAAGGGACAAGGAAACACTTTCAATCGCCTAGTGGGTGCACGAATTCCAGTTTTAGCAAGTGCTCCGATATTGTCTAGTATCAACAGTGGAAGCTCATCGTCTAGTTCTTCGGGAACCCCTTCTAGTTCTTCTTCATCCTCCAGTCCTTCAAGCAGTTCGGGATCTTCTGGCTCCACTAGTTCAGGATCTACTGGCTCTTCTGGCAGCTCAACTAGCTCTTCCTCTGGCACTCCCAGTTCTTCCAGCTCTTCAGTCATTGGCAACAATGTGAATG TTAAGGGCGATACCATTACTGGCAATCAGAATTTCCTTTTCAAGCTACTTGACCTTGGCCTGCCAATTTCTCTCGCCGCTCCGGTGCTCAGTATCCTCAATCAGGGTTCTGCCTCTTCGGGCTCTACAACATCTTCGAGTGGTTCTTCGGGCAGTTCTTCAAGCGGTTCTTCAGGCAGTTCTTCGGGTAGTTCGTCAAGCGGTTCTTCAAGTGGTTCGTCTAACGGTTCAGGCTCAGGATCCTCAGTGGGAAACAATGCCAACA TCGATCCCAATGTTGATGTTGTTGGTAATGATAACGTAGTTACCAAAGTTGTTGATGCCAATGTCCCCGTGCTAGCCAATGTGCCTGTACTTAGCAAAATAACTGGAACCGGTTTTGCTAACAATCTCAACC AAAAATCCAACGTACTGATTAGAGGGGATCGTAATAAGGTCACCAAGGTTGTTGATGCCAATGTCCCCGTTTTGGCGGCTGTTTCGGCGCTCAGCAGTATCACCGGTGGAGCGACCAGTGGTGGTTCCTCCAGTGGTGGCTCCTCTAGTGGTGGCTCCTCTAGCAGTGGCTCTTCCAGTGGtggatcctcctcctcctcgggaGCATTGGGTGCCCTAGGTGGTCTCACGGGAAGCTCAGGATCGGGATCGTCTTCGAGTGGCCTTCTTGGCGGTGTTCTTGGAACCGTCGGTGGTGTCGTTGGCGGTGTAGTGGAGCCCGTTCTTGGTGGAGTCGTCGGCGGTGTAGTGGAGCCCGTTCTCAAGGATGTCGTTGGCGGCGTAGTGGCACCCGTTCTTAGTAATGTCGTTGGCGGCGTAGTGGAACCAGTTGTTGGTGGTGTCGTCGGCGGTGTCCTCCCGGTAGTGGAGCCCGTTCTTGGAGGTGTCCTGGGCACCGTTGGCGGCCTCCTGGGCGGTGCTACTggcagctcctccagctcaTCCGGCTCCTCCAGCCCCCTTGGCGGTCTTACCGGCATTTTGGGTGGCGGATCCTCCGGCTCCTCTTCATCCTCCTCTTCAAGCGGTTCCTCCGTGACTGGAAATAGTGCCACTAGCGGCGCCGATACTGTGATTGTTGGCGACAACAACAATTTCGTCCGGTTGGTGGACGTCAATGGATTGGTCCTAGCCGACATTCCCATTTTGAGCAGTATTACCAATCTTTTGGGAGCGACTGGACTAATCGGCAACTCAGCGAATA AGGGTCCCAAGACTGTGGTTATTGGCAACAACAATCGCATAGTGAAGCTGATTAACGTCGACCTCTGGGTGTTGGCCTTCCTTGATGTTCTGAATATAATCCGTGGAAGTGGAGGCGTTTGCAACCAGCTGAATT cTGGACCTAGCACGGAGATCATTGGCAATGACAACGATGTGGTTCAGCTAGTGGATGTGGACTTGAGTGTGCTGTTAGTGGTGGATTTGTTGAGCCACCTGATCACCACTGTGGCCAATGACTGTGggaccaccaccaccagtgCACCCATCACCACGACCACCACTACGGAGACACCCACtgcccagccacccactcaGGCTCCCACTCCGTCTCCCACTCCCTCTCCCACTCAGGCTCCCACGGAACAACCGCCCACCTACGGGCCACCCACCAACGAGCCACCCACCAATCAGCCCCCCACCAACCAGCCTCCTACCAATGAACCTCCCACAAATCAGCCCCCCACCAATGAGCCTCCCACCAATGAGCCTCCCACCAATGAGCCACCCACCAACAGGCCACCTACCAATGAGCCGCCCACCAACAGGCCCACAAACCAGCCACCCACCAACAGGCCACCCACCGTCCAGCCACCCACCAACCGCCCGCCGTCGCCCAGTCCCAACAACTGCTATCGCAGATATTGCCGCAAGTGGCGCACCCGCCCTAGCTATTTGTGCTACAAGAACTGCGGTGGTGCCTACGTCTACAAGCCCTAA
- the LOC108021889 gene encoding uncharacterized protein LOC108021889, translating into MEQHLVLLLIVSLMGNACFLGLSEAQTFTAEDRNSIQKFMDSLINFLELEVSNVTTSTTLAPSSNGTSLETTTLAAGNSTEVTAEVSGSTSNSTSSVLDSSTSSTLASTSSSVSTTSTSSLNSTTVANSSSTITSTTANPTTIRRRICFKRFCYKFSNDKGYIV; encoded by the coding sequence ATGGAGCAACACCTTGTGCTTCTCTTGATTGTTTCCCTAATGGGAAATGCTTGTTTTTTGGGTCTGTCCGAGGCACAAACCTTTACCGCCGAGGATCGCAACTCTATACAGAAGTTTATGGACTCTTTGATCAATTTCCTGGAACTGGAAGTGAGCAATGTAACTACCAGCACAACGTTGGCGCCCTCTTCGAATGGCACTAGCTTGGAGACCACTACCCTGGCAGCTGGGAACTCCACTGAGGTAACAGCAGAGGTTTCGGGAAGTACCAGCAACTCCACATCAAGTGTTTTGGACAGTAGCACCTCGTCTACTTTGGCTAGCACCTCATCGAGTGTATCGACCACCTCAACTTCCAGTTTAAACTCCACAACAGTGGCCAACTCAAGTTCAACCATAACCAGCACCACAGCCAATCCCACTACCATTCGAAGAAGGATTTGCTTTAAGCGTTTCTGCTACAAGTTCAGCAACGATAAGGGTTACATAGTCTAG
- the LOC108021887 gene encoding uncharacterized protein LOC108021887, which translates to MRNVLQDKYPEKFDFDEEVNRVKLEFDMMFFAEMEEAIFGESEPEDANEVEASPSEGSGEDSDRHI; encoded by the coding sequence ATGCGTAACGTCCTACAGGATAAGTACCCCGAAAAGTTCGATTTCGATGAGGAGGTGAATCGCGTGAAGCTCGAGTTCGATATGATGTTCTTCGCCGAGATGGAGGAGGCCATTTTCGGGGAGAGCGAGCCCGAGGATGCCAACGAGGTGGAAGCGAGTCCCTCGGAGGGCAGCGGCGAGGACAGCGACAGACATATCTAA